The following coding sequences lie in one Polluticoccus soli genomic window:
- a CDS encoding helix-turn-helix domain-containing protein — protein MNIGIAIRSIRRQLGITQYELAEKCNISQTSLSQIENGIKRPSNRTIKKVCEVLEIPESVIYILGMQETDVPVSRKSVYDMLFPSIKSMALQIVSSEHRQLVENYEIAV, from the coding sequence ATGAACATTGGCATTGCAATCAGGTCTATCAGAAGACAATTAGGCATTACGCAGTACGAGTTGGCGGAAAAATGTAATATCTCCCAGACTTCGCTTTCCCAGATCGAAAACGGAATTAAAAGACCAAGCAACAGGACCATTAAAAAAGTTTGTGAGGTACTCGAAATACCAGAATCTGTAATATACATACTAGGCATGCAGGAAACAGATGTGCCGGTGAGCCGCAAGAGCGTATACGACATGCTTTTCCCCTCTATAAAAAGTATGGCGCTGCAGATCGTGAGCTCTGAGCACCGGCAGCTGGTTGAGAACTACGAGATAGCTGTATAA